The proteins below come from a single Mangifera indica cultivar Alphonso chromosome 16, CATAS_Mindica_2.1, whole genome shotgun sequence genomic window:
- the LOC123199404 gene encoding uncharacterized protein LOC123199404 isoform X2 codes for MVTEKLSMATTEDYEIDEKKQAAADVLFHYSKFVMACIGNQARPCDLRLHLLKEISGLPTTLKRESSSQGTASPDPMGESSSSGTDLLDS; via the exons ATGGTGACCGAGAAGTTATCAATGGCGACGACAGAAGACTACGAA ATTGATGAGAAAAAACAAGCTGCTGCTGATGTACTGTTCCACTATTCAAAGTTTGTTATGGCTTGTATCGGGAATCAAGCTCGACCTTGTGACTTGAGATTGCATTTGTTGAAG GAGATTTCTGGGTTGCCTACTACTTTGAAGAGAGAATCGTCCTCTCAAGGAACAGCTTCTCCTGATCCAATGGGCGAGTCATCAAGCTCAGGCACAG ATCTTCTTGATTCTTAG
- the LOC123199404 gene encoding uncharacterized protein LOC123199404 isoform X3, protein MVTEKLSMATTEDYEIDEKKQAAADVLFHYSKFVMACIGNQARPCDLRLHLLKEISGLPTTLKRESSSQGTASPDPMGESSSSGTGHI, encoded by the exons ATGGTGACCGAGAAGTTATCAATGGCGACGACAGAAGACTACGAA ATTGATGAGAAAAAACAAGCTGCTGCTGATGTACTGTTCCACTATTCAAAGTTTGTTATGGCTTGTATCGGGAATCAAGCTCGACCTTGTGACTTGAGATTGCATTTGTTGAAG GAGATTTCTGGGTTGCCTACTACTTTGAAGAGAGAATCGTCCTCTCAAGGAACAGCTTCTCCTGATCCAATGGGCGAGTCATCAAGCTCAGGCACAG
- the LOC123199404 gene encoding uncharacterized protein LOC123199404 isoform X1 encodes MVTEKLSMATTEDYEIDEKKQAAADVLFHYSKFVMACIGNQARPCDLRLHLLKEISGLPTTLKRESSSQGTASPDPMGESSSSGTGKLKKR; translated from the exons ATGGTGACCGAGAAGTTATCAATGGCGACGACAGAAGACTACGAA ATTGATGAGAAAAAACAAGCTGCTGCTGATGTACTGTTCCACTATTCAAAGTTTGTTATGGCTTGTATCGGGAATCAAGCTCGACCTTGTGACTTGAGATTGCATTTGTTGAAG GAGATTTCTGGGTTGCCTACTACTTTGAAGAGAGAATCGTCCTCTCAAGGAACAGCTTCTCCTGATCCAATGGGCGAGTCATCAAGCTCAGGCACAGGTAAACTGAAGAAACGCTGA
- the LOC123198607 gene encoding L-ascorbate peroxidase 3-like, whose protein sequence is MVGSIAVDAEYSKEIEKARRDLRHLIFSKRCPALLLRLAWHDAGTYDAKTNTGGPNGTIRHEQEISHSANDGLTIAVDLLEGIKAKHPKISYADLYQLAGVVAVEVTGGPTIDFVPGREDSTNCTEDGRLPDAKQGVTHIKDVFYRMGLSDKDIVALSGGHTLGSAHPERSGFEGAWTKDPTKFDNTFFVELLQGNSELLQLPTDKALLEDPEFRRYVELYAKDEDAFFSDYAASHKKLSELGFKP, encoded by the exons ATGGTGGGAAGTATAGCAGTAGACGCAGAGTACTCGAAGGAGATAGAGAAGGCTCGTCGAGATCTTCGCCATCTTATCTTCAGCAAGAGATGCCCTGCTCTCCTTCTTCGCTTAGC GTGGCACGATGCTGGAACTTATGATGCTAAGACAAATACAGGTGGGCCGAATGGTACCATCAGGCATGAGCAAGAGATTTCGCATTCAGCAAATGATGGTTTAACGATTGCCGTTGATTTATTGG AGGGAATTAAGGCCAAAcatcctaaaatttcatatgcTGATCTTTATCAG CTAGCTGGGGTTGTTGCAGTGGAGGTCACTGGAGGACCCACTATTGACTTTGTTCCTGGTAGAGAG GATAGTACAAATTGTACAGAAGATGGACGTCTTCCTGATGCAAAACAAG GTGTAACACATATAAAGGATGTCTTTTATCGGATGGGTCTATCTGACAAGGACATTGTTGCACTGTCTGGTGGCCACACATTG GGGTCAGCACATCCAGAAAGATCAGGCTTTGAGGGCGCTTGGACAAAGGATCCCACAAAATTCGACAACACATTCTTTGT GGAGCTTCTGCAAGGAAATTCAGAACTGTTGCAACTTCCAACAGATAAGGCTTTATTGGAGGATCCAGAGTTCCGCCGCTACGTGGAGTTATATGCAAAG GATGAGGATGCTTTCTTTTCAGACTATGCAGCATCACACAAGAAACTTTCAGAGCTAGGCTTTAAACCATGA
- the LOC123198606 gene encoding protein POLLENLESS 3-LIKE 2-like, with protein sequence MLQDIWNAPPGFRPTKSAPASPAKPLGMSRTRSESFHAIHKVPIGDSPYVRAKNVQLVDKDPEKAIPLFWAAINAGDRVDSALKDMAIVMKQQNRAEEAIEAIKSLRSRCSDQAQESLDNILLDLYKRCGRLDDQIALLRHKLYLIQQGLAFNGKRTKTARSQGKKFQVSVEQEATRLLGNLGWAMMQQNNYIEAEEAYRRALMIAPDNNKMCNLGICLMKQGRIAEAKETLRRVKPAVADGPRGVDSHLKAYERAQQMLKDLESEMMNKGGDRVEQSRLFDAFLGSSSIWQPQPCKDHMALPMTTANKAQDDFADGKSWQSQPSKDRKILSTTNAIKTQDDFADENIDLNTIVNQLVPPQQRSIKQLPPYGNPWNIDAPPFYSSKFLKEPIVKEPFGNQFHEKLKRTRSGNSANSMTVNDMGEHTKPFAVEPEKPENKTRRLSTENKTRRLSTEEADKKLTQFLPDNEDFEEAIIAAVLGSTTEAGKSEETSNNNAVIFKRKIDKRLKVFQDITLSLSPKA encoded by the exons ATGTTGCAAGATATATGGAACGCTCCTCCTGGTTTCAGGCCAACCAAATCGGCTCCTGCATCGCCGGCGAAGCCTCTGGGGATGTCCAGAACCCGGTCAGAATCCTTTCATGCTATCCACAAGGTACCAATAGGCGACAGTCCTTATGTCAGGGCCAAGAATGTGCAG ttGGTGGATAAAGACCCAGAGAAGGCGATTCCCTTGTTTTGGGCTGCCATCAATGCTGGAGATAGAGTAGATAGTGCTTTGAAAGATATGGCTATAGTGATGAAGCAGCAGAATCGGGCTGAAGAAGCCATTGAAGCCATCAAGTCACTGAGAAGTCGTTGTTCGGATCAAGCACAAGAATCCCTTGATAATATCCTGTTGGATCTTTACAAG AGATGTGGAAGATTGGACGACCAAATAGCACTTCTGAGACACAAGCTGTATTTGATTCAACAAGGTCTGGCTTTTAATGGGAAACGTACAAAAACTGCCAGATCTCAGGGCAAGAAATTTCAAGTCTCTGTGGAGCAAGAAGCAACTCGATTGCTG GGGAACTTGGGGTGGGCAATGATGCAGCAGAATAACTACATTGAAGCAGAAGAAGCATACCGGCGAGCGCTTATGATTGCACCTGATAACAACAAGATGTGCAACCTTGGCATTTGTTTGATGAAACAAGGGAGAATTGCTGAGGCCAAAGAAACTTTGCGGCGAGTGAAACCGGCAGTTGCTGATGGACCTAGAGGGGTTGATTCTCATCTTAAGGCCTATGAAAGAGCACAACAGATGCTCAAAGACCTTGAGTCTGAGATGATGAATAAAGGAGGCGATCGGGTTGAACAAAGTCGGCTGTTTGATGCCTTTCTTGGCTCTTCATCAATTTGGCAGCCACAGCCTTGCAAAGATCATATGGCCTTGCCAATGACAACTGCAAATAAAGCTCAGGATGACTTTGCTGATGGGAAGTCATGGCAGTCTCAGCCTTCCAAAGATAGAAAAATCTTGTCTACAACTAATGCAATCAAAACTCAGGATGATTTTGCTGATGAGAACATTGATTTGAACACAATTGTGAATCAACTGGTCCCTCCTCAGCAGAGAAGTATTAAACAACTTCCCCCATATGGGAACCCATGGAACATTGATGCGCCGCCGTTttattcatccaaatttttgaagGAGCCAATTGTGAAAGAACCATTTGGGAATCAATTTCATGAGAAATTGAAAAGAACAAGGTCAGGAAATTCTGCTAATTCTATGACAGTGAATGACATGGGCGAGCACACCAAGCCTTTTGCTGTAGAACCAGAAAAACCTGAAAACAAGACAAGGAGGCTATCAACTGAAAACAAGACAAGGAGGCTATCAACTGAAGAAGCAGACAAAAAATTGACACAGTTTTTGCCAGACAACGAAGACTTTGAAGAGGCTATTATTGCTGCAGTTCTAGGTTCAACAACTGAAGCTGGGAAGAGTGAAGAAACTAGCAACAACAATGCAGTGATATTTAAGAGGAAGATTGACAAGAGACTAAAGGTTTTCCAAGATATTACTCTTTCTTTGAGTCCAAAAGCCTGA